One segment of Radiobacillus kanasensis DNA contains the following:
- a CDS encoding YitT family protein, translating to MSDFAQRYGYVTAGGLLQGLAMAVFLFPHSIPSGGSAGIAVLMNYWFNIPLSFALWIVNFSLLVVAIYWLGNASAIGTMYAITITSISVHICSVIESPFNVWVDLLIGAIILGNGIGMLLKQNVSNGGMGVLALIVTKYREIPPGKPLLLFNGSVFVLTGSIIAWEIVVQALICQWISTKVVDDIHTEKRTFHWLRSFFTKLKT from the coding sequence ATGTCTGATTTCGCGCAGAGATATGGATATGTAACAGCTGGTGGATTATTACAGGGATTAGCGATGGCTGTATTTCTGTTTCCTCACTCTATTCCATCTGGAGGGTCGGCAGGGATTGCGGTCCTTATGAATTATTGGTTTAATATACCTCTCAGTTTCGCCTTATGGATTGTTAATTTTTCTTTACTTGTAGTAGCTATTTACTGGTTAGGAAATGCAAGTGCAATCGGTACGATGTACGCGATTACGATAACGTCCATTAGTGTACATATTTGTAGTGTGATAGAATCTCCCTTCAACGTTTGGGTCGACTTATTAATCGGAGCCATTATTCTGGGAAACGGAATTGGTATGCTGTTAAAGCAGAATGTATCGAATGGAGGTATGGGTGTACTCGCTTTAATCGTGACGAAGTATCGAGAAATACCTCCTGGAAAACCACTCTTGCTATTTAACGGTTCTGTCTTCGTTTTAACAGGATCCATTATCGCATGGGAAATAGTTGTACAAGCATTAATCTGCCAATGGATTTCCACCAAGGTAGTAGATGATATTCATACAGAGAAGCGTACATTTCATTGGCTTCGCTCCTTCTTTACAAAATTAAAAACGTAA
- the proB gene encoding glutamate 5-kinase yields MEKQRIVIKIGSSSLSGEQGGLSVAKLEHYVAAIAGLREAGHEVILVSSGAVAAGFRSLGYPSRPVTIEGKQAAAAVGQGLLIQAYTTAFHQYQIVSAQLLLTRDSFAHKRQYSNVFTTLSELMKRSVLPIINENDSVSIDELTFGDNDMLSALVSGLMNADHLFLLTDIDGIYPADPRTNSKVQRYEYLQTISDDLIQSMDHHVGSKVGTGGMKSKLLAAKTAISLGVQVFVGNGDNTYDFQDILAGNGCGTYMGVQKEQGVRKPKQWIAFHSVIQGCLIIDTGAERAISMEGKSLLPAGIQEIEGHFMAGDVVEVRNIDNEIIAKGQVSYSSKELQAIKGLRSKDAMTQTNHSKAEVIHRDQMVVLRKEGLV; encoded by the coding sequence ATGGAAAAACAACGAATCGTTATTAAAATAGGAAGCAGCTCCTTATCAGGGGAACAAGGTGGATTGAGTGTAGCGAAATTAGAGCACTATGTAGCTGCGATTGCGGGATTAAGAGAAGCGGGGCATGAAGTAATACTTGTCTCTTCAGGAGCGGTTGCCGCAGGGTTTCGCTCACTTGGTTATCCTAGTCGTCCGGTTACGATTGAAGGAAAACAAGCAGCAGCAGCTGTTGGGCAAGGCTTGCTGATTCAAGCTTATACAACCGCCTTCCATCAGTATCAAATCGTCTCTGCACAACTTCTGTTAACGAGAGATTCTTTTGCTCATAAACGTCAATACAGCAACGTATTTACAACATTATCGGAATTAATGAAGCGTTCTGTTTTGCCAATCATTAATGAAAATGATTCCGTGTCGATTGATGAGCTAACCTTCGGAGATAATGATATGCTTTCCGCCCTTGTTAGTGGACTGATGAATGCGGATCACCTTTTCTTGCTGACAGATATTGATGGTATTTATCCAGCCGATCCACGAACAAACTCTAAGGTCCAACGTTACGAGTATTTACAAACGATTTCTGATGACCTTATCCAATCGATGGATCATCATGTTGGAAGTAAAGTTGGCACTGGGGGAATGAAATCTAAACTTCTTGCAGCCAAAACAGCAATATCCCTAGGGGTACAGGTCTTTGTAGGGAATGGCGACAACACGTACGACTTTCAGGACATTTTGGCAGGGAATGGGTGTGGAACCTATATGGGGGTACAAAAGGAACAAGGTGTCCGAAAACCGAAGCAATGGATTGCCTTTCATTCGGTTATTCAAGGTTGTTTAATCATTGATACCGGGGCAGAAAGAGCCATATCTATGGAAGGGAAAAGCTTACTACCGGCCGGCATACAAGAGATAGAAGGACATTTTATGGCTGGAGATGTAGTCGAAGTACGTAATATCGATAACGAGATTATAGCAAAAGGTCAAGTCAGTTATTCGTCAAAAGAATTACAGGCAATAAAAGGTTTACGTAGTAAAGATGCCATGACTCAGACGAATCATTCCAAAGCGGAGGTTATTCATCGTGATCAGATGGTGGTATTACGAAAGGAGGGGCTAGTATGA
- a CDS encoding glutamate-5-semialdehyde dehydrogenase, whose protein sequence is MNELIQKASQVREASQQLNEASTVQKNEALSFIASQIRQEVAYILEENQKDIENARKEGIHESIIDRIALSDQRLEDIAKAVEQLVELDDPIGTIIESWERPNGLRIEKRSVPIGVIGMIYEARPNVTVDAASLCLKTGNAVLLRGSRSAIHSNTALVHVMKKALEKSSLPVASIELLEDTSRELASQMFRLTDYIDVLIPRGGKQLIKTVVEQSSVPVLETGAGNCHIFVDESADVKMAIDIIINAKTQRPSVCNALETVLIHENWAKEHLIELVQQLQSREVEVRADEKVRRITPQVVAATEEDWETEFLDLILAVKVVTDIEEAITHINTYSTKHSEAIITNDHHNVSRFFAAVDAAALYHNASTRFTDGFEFGFGAEIGISTQKLHARGPMGLAALTSSKYTIHGTGQIKQ, encoded by the coding sequence ATGAATGAATTAATACAAAAAGCTAGTCAAGTAAGGGAGGCAAGTCAACAACTCAACGAGGCATCGACTGTTCAAAAAAATGAAGCACTTTCTTTCATTGCATCACAAATACGACAGGAAGTAGCTTACATTTTAGAAGAAAACCAAAAGGATATTGAAAATGCTAGAAAGGAAGGAATACACGAATCTATTATCGATCGAATTGCCCTTTCGGATCAGCGTCTAGAAGATATTGCGAAGGCAGTTGAACAGCTTGTTGAACTGGATGATCCGATTGGAACTATTATAGAAAGCTGGGAACGTCCGAATGGGTTAAGGATTGAAAAGCGATCGGTTCCTATTGGGGTCATCGGTATGATTTATGAGGCAAGGCCAAATGTGACGGTCGATGCAGCAAGCCTCTGTCTAAAAACTGGAAATGCCGTTTTGTTAAGAGGAAGTCGTTCTGCTATTCATTCCAACACTGCTCTCGTGCATGTGATGAAAAAAGCATTGGAGAAATCATCTTTACCAGTAGCGTCTATAGAGCTACTAGAAGATACGAGTAGAGAATTAGCATCTCAAATGTTTCGCTTGACTGATTATATCGATGTGTTAATACCTAGAGGTGGCAAGCAACTAATCAAGACGGTAGTGGAGCAGTCTTCTGTTCCTGTGCTAGAAACTGGTGCGGGAAACTGTCATATTTTTGTAGATGAAAGTGCAGATGTTAAGATGGCAATCGACATTATAATAAATGCGAAAACCCAACGACCATCTGTTTGTAATGCCTTAGAAACGGTCCTAATCCATGAGAATTGGGCGAAAGAACATCTCATTGAGCTAGTCCAGCAGCTTCAATCAAGAGAGGTGGAAGTGCGAGCAGATGAAAAAGTACGCCGTATAACTCCGCAGGTTGTCGCTGCCACGGAAGAGGATTGGGAAACCGAATTTTTGGATCTGATTTTAGCCGTGAAAGTTGTGACAGATATCGAGGAAGCTATCACCCATATCAATACGTATAGTACAAAGCATTCAGAAGCTATAATCACAAACGATCATCACAATGTGAGTCGGTTTTTCGCAGCTGTTGATGCGGCTGCTTTGTACCATAATGCATCCACTCGCTTTACCGATGGTTTTGAGTTTGGCTTTGGTGCGGAAATAGGGATTAGTACGCAGAAATTACATGCGCGTGGTCCTATGGGGTTAGCAGCACTGACGTCTTCGAAATATACAATTCATGGAACGGGTCAGATCAAACAGTAA
- a CDS encoding manganese-dependent inorganic pyrophosphatase, with product MEKVLVFGHKNPDTDTICSAIAYADLKNELGIQAEAVRLGEVSGETQYALDYFKVEAPRLVERVSDEAKNVILVDHNEKQQSADDIDQVKVLEVIDHHRIANFETSDPLYYRAEPVGCTATILNKLYKENGVTIKEDIAGLLLSAIVSDSLLFKSPTCTDEDVQAAKELAAIAKVDADSYGLDMLKAGADLSDKTPEQLISLDAKEFQMGDKKVQIAQVNTVDTDEVLSNQNALEAAMNSTIQDKGLDLFLLVVTDILANDSVGLALGNEASAVEKAFEVSLDNNKALLKGVVSRKKQVVPFLTDALK from the coding sequence ATGGAAAAAGTACTCGTATTTGGACACAAAAACCCGGATACTGACACAATTTGTTCAGCTATTGCGTATGCAGACTTAAAAAACGAATTAGGTATCCAAGCAGAAGCGGTTCGTCTAGGAGAAGTAAGTGGGGAAACACAATATGCCCTTGACTATTTCAAGGTAGAAGCACCTAGATTGGTAGAGCGTGTTTCCGATGAAGCGAAAAACGTGATTTTAGTAGACCATAATGAAAAACAGCAAAGTGCAGACGATATTGACCAAGTCAAAGTATTAGAGGTAATTGATCACCATCGTATCGCAAATTTTGAGACAAGTGATCCATTGTATTACCGTGCAGAACCAGTTGGCTGTACAGCTACCATTTTAAACAAGCTTTATAAAGAAAACGGTGTAACGATTAAAGAAGACATTGCTGGATTATTACTGTCCGCCATTGTTTCCGATTCTTTATTATTTAAATCTCCAACATGCACAGATGAAGACGTTCAAGCGGCGAAAGAACTTGCAGCAATTGCAAAAGTAGATGCGGATAGCTACGGATTAGACATGTTGAAGGCTGGGGCAGACTTAAGTGATAAAACACCAGAGCAATTAATTTCTCTAGATGCAAAAGAATTCCAAATGGGAGATAAAAAGGTGCAAATCGCTCAAGTGAACACAGTGGATACAGATGAAGTGTTATCGAATCAGAATGCTTTAGAAGCGGCGATGAACTCTACGATCCAAGATAAGGGTCTTGACCTGTTCTTACTGGTTGTTACAGATATCTTAGCCAATGATTCAGTGGGTCTTGCATTAGGAAATGAAGCAAGTGCTGTAGAAAAAGCATTTGAGGTTTCTCTAGATAACAATAAAGCATTATTAAAAGGAGTAGTCTCTAGAAAGAAACAAGTAGTCCCATTCTTAACAGATGCTTTAAAATAA
- the uvsE gene encoding UV DNA damage repair endonuclease UvsE: MTLFRLGYVSMSVQVENCSPSQTVTWKSFSNISDRDAAIGKVRSVAQSNIENCLRLLKHNNANGIKFFRMSSRIIPLATHEELADWDYKAELTPFFQELGGYARKKGMRVGFHPDHFVVLNTPKKEVLKQSIYNLVYHYNMLAAMGEEPVHKCVLHIGGSYGNKEESLERFIENWAKISPRIQNTVILENDDKTFNVEDVLYLSEKLEVPHVFDLHHHAANHNDSDWTKYWERIVDTWKHSPSPVKIHISSPKSEKQFRAHADYVDSEMFRQFMKEVSGTIPQVDCMIEAKQKDAALFKLVEDLKKDPDIKWHEGAVFETQ, from the coding sequence TTGACTCTTTTTCGATTAGGGTATGTTTCGATGAGTGTTCAAGTAGAGAATTGTTCACCATCTCAGACGGTAACGTGGAAAAGTTTCTCAAACATTTCAGATCGAGATGCGGCTATCGGTAAAGTCCGAAGTGTTGCACAATCAAACATTGAAAATTGTTTGCGCTTACTAAAACACAACAACGCGAATGGAATCAAATTTTTTCGGATGAGTTCTCGTATAATTCCCCTGGCAACCCATGAGGAATTAGCGGATTGGGATTATAAAGCAGAACTAACGCCATTTTTTCAAGAATTAGGGGGTTATGCGAGAAAGAAAGGCATGCGAGTGGGTTTTCATCCTGATCACTTTGTTGTGTTAAATACACCGAAGAAAGAAGTACTAAAACAATCTATTTATAATTTGGTTTATCATTACAACATGTTGGCGGCGATGGGAGAGGAGCCTGTACATAAATGTGTCCTTCATATTGGAGGTAGCTATGGAAATAAAGAAGAATCGTTAGAGCGTTTTATTGAAAATTGGGCAAAAATTTCTCCTCGTATTCAAAACACGGTTATTCTCGAAAATGATGATAAAACGTTTAATGTGGAGGATGTCTTATATCTATCCGAGAAATTAGAAGTACCACATGTTTTTGATTTACATCATCATGCGGCAAACCATAATGATTCGGATTGGACGAAGTATTGGGAAAGGATTGTAGATACGTGGAAGCATTCGCCTTCACCAGTTAAAATACACATTTCGAGCCCTAAATCTGAAAAGCAATTCCGTGCCCATGCAGACTACGTAGACTCTGAAATGTTTAGGCAGTTTATGAAAGAAGTAAGCGGGACTATCCCTCAAGTTGATTGTATGATTGAAGCGAAACAAAAAGATGCTGCTTTATTTAAATTAGTGGAGGACCTAAAAAAGGATCCAGATATCAAGTGGCATGAAGGTGCAGTCTTTGAAACTCAATAA
- a CDS encoding rhodanese-like domain-containing protein yields the protein MKELSPEQVEALLENDQYEIIDVREDEEVAQGMIPGAKHIVLGSLENRMDELDKSKEQILICRSGRRSEMAAMLLEEQGFKTTNMVGGMLEWTGEVK from the coding sequence ATGAAAGAACTAAGTCCAGAACAAGTAGAAGCATTACTAGAAAATGACCAGTATGAAATAATTGATGTAAGAGAAGATGAAGAAGTGGCACAAGGTATGATTCCAGGTGCGAAGCATATCGTTTTAGGCTCATTAGAAAATAGGATGGACGAGTTAGATAAATCTAAAGAACAGATCCTCATTTGCCGATCTGGTAGAAGAAGTGAAATGGCAGCAATGCTTTTAGAAGAACAAGGATTTAAGACAACGAACATGGTCGGTGGCATGCTAGAGTGGACCGGAGAAGTAAAATAA
- the cysK gene encoding cysteine synthase A: protein MKVVQNMTELIGNTPVVKLNRVVPEDAAEIYVKLEMFNPSRSVKDRAASNMIKRAEENGQIRPGQTIIEPTSGNTGIGLAMVAAAKGYKAILVMPDNATKERINLLKAYGAEVVLTPSKDKMPGAIEKAKELHKEIPNSIIPQQFENPANPDIHKETTAKEIYEQMDGELDAFVATAGTGGTITGTGEKLKEWIDGLYIAVVEPKGSPVLSGGKPGSHKLVGTSPGFIPLILNTTIYDEIIQIGDEDAIQMLKDLAANEGLFTGLSGGAAVFAAIQVAKRLGKGKKVLCIAPDTGERYLSMNLFNE, encoded by the coding sequence ATGAAAGTCGTACAAAATATGACCGAATTAATTGGGAATACCCCAGTAGTGAAGCTTAATCGGGTTGTTCCAGAAGATGCAGCAGAAATCTATGTGAAACTTGAAATGTTTAACCCTTCTCGAAGTGTAAAAGATCGTGCAGCTTCCAATATGATTAAACGTGCGGAAGAAAACGGACAAATACGACCAGGTCAAACCATCATTGAACCGACAAGCGGTAACACTGGAATTGGTCTTGCGATGGTTGCGGCTGCAAAAGGTTATAAGGCTATTTTGGTCATGCCGGATAATGCAACGAAGGAACGTATCAATCTTTTAAAAGCGTACGGTGCTGAAGTGGTCTTAACTCCAAGTAAAGATAAAATGCCGGGTGCAATTGAGAAGGCTAAGGAACTACATAAGGAAATACCGAATAGTATCATTCCACAGCAATTCGAGAACCCGGCGAATCCAGACATCCACAAGGAAACGACTGCAAAAGAAATTTACGAACAAATGGATGGAGAGTTAGATGCGTTTGTTGCAACTGCAGGCACAGGTGGCACCATCACCGGTACTGGTGAAAAGCTGAAGGAATGGATCGATGGTTTATATATTGCGGTAGTGGAACCAAAAGGTTCCCCGGTTCTGTCAGGTGGAAAGCCCGGAAGTCATAAATTAGTAGGAACTAGCCCAGGCTTTATTCCACTTATCTTAAATACGACTATTTATGATGAAATCATCCAAATTGGGGATGAAGATGCAATTCAAATGCTAAAAGACCTCGCTGCAAATGAAGGTTTATTTACAGGTTTATCTGGTGGCGCGGCCGTTTTTGCTGCCATTCAAGTGGCGAAAAGGTTAGGTAAAGGTAAAAAAGTTCTTTGCATTGCTCCCGACACGGGGGAGCGATATTTAAGTATGAATCTTTTCAATGAATAA
- a CDS encoding DeoR/GlpR family DNA-binding transcription regulator — translation MYQEERLISIMNYLEQHKRISVEKICDLFEVSRDTARRDLVKLEEQGDIVRTRGGAIFPTSPSQPVANYARRLQVGSDQKRQIGKKAADLILPGDKVILDASTTVQSCAEQIGPVPCTIITNSINQADILSSNTVANIFLLGGTLEKQHRFLYGASVLDKLSNYYVDKAFIGVVGISEQGLTIAQEEDGMVKRKVIQQAKQVIVLADYTKIGVTDFYQFATLDEIDLLITDETPDKYFTDLLKANNVELLVTNDHV, via the coding sequence TTGTATCAGGAAGAGCGATTAATCTCCATCATGAATTACTTAGAGCAACACAAACGTATTAGCGTAGAAAAAATTTGTGACTTATTTGAAGTTTCCCGTGATACAGCTAGACGTGATCTAGTGAAGTTAGAGGAACAAGGGGATATTGTGCGAACAAGAGGAGGAGCTATTTTCCCTACTTCTCCATCTCAACCAGTGGCTAATTATGCTAGGCGTTTGCAGGTTGGCTCAGATCAAAAACGTCAAATAGGAAAAAAAGCTGCTGATTTAATCCTGCCTGGAGATAAAGTTATTTTAGATGCATCCACAACCGTTCAGTCTTGTGCAGAGCAAATCGGTCCTGTCCCTTGCACGATTATTACAAACTCGATCAATCAAGCAGACATATTGTCATCCAATACAGTTGCTAACATTTTTTTATTAGGTGGAACCTTAGAAAAGCAACATCGCTTTTTATATGGTGCTTCGGTACTAGATAAGTTATCGAATTATTATGTTGATAAAGCTTTCATTGGAGTCGTGGGTATTTCAGAGCAAGGTTTAACCATCGCTCAGGAAGAGGATGGCATGGTGAAGAGGAAAGTGATTCAACAAGCCAAACAAGTTATTGTTTTAGCTGATTATACTAAAATTGGAGTAACTGATTTTTATCAATTCGCCACGTTAGATGAAATAGATTTACTGATTACAGATGAAACACCAGATAAGTATTTCACAGATTTATTAAAGGCGAACAACGTAGAGCTATTGGTGACCAATGACCACGTGTAG
- a CDS encoding glycine betaine uptake BCCT transporter: MKNHSKNPVFWISAIIITLFVIWGALFPKALETQASLIFGFTTSNFSWFYLLSVMFFIIFLLFLAFTKYGKIRLGNDDSRPDYPFFTWIGMLFSAGFGVGLVFWGIAEPLSHFFRPPLGETAQTPEAARLAMHYAFFHWGVHQWSVFALVGLAIAYFQFRKKENGLISTTFNPLIGEKGKTTLRQTIEILAVIATVMGVATSLGMGILQINGGMNFVFDVPKNATVQIIITVILLVLYLASSTTGLNKGIKYLSNLNLGLALLLMLFVLFLGPTAFILKTLTLGIGDYIQDFIAYSLRLTPYKGGTWVRDWTVFYWAWAIAWSPFVGSFVARVSRGRTIREFVVGVLIVPPLIAIIWIAVFGGSALHLDLFNGTDIAEAVDKDMTSALFKTFDYFPWTGLLSTLAILLIFTFLITSADSATFVLAMLTTKGSLNPGMFVKIIWGVLMAAISVVLIISSGLQGLQTASLLSALPFTVILIVMAISLFKALSKEKISKNKNPG; the protein is encoded by the coding sequence ATGAAAAATCACTCAAAAAATCCTGTTTTTTGGATTTCCGCGATAATTATCACTCTGTTTGTGATCTGGGGTGCATTGTTTCCAAAGGCATTAGAAACTCAAGCGTCTCTTATATTCGGTTTTACGACTAGTAATTTTAGTTGGTTTTACTTACTTTCGGTGATGTTTTTTATCATCTTTTTACTATTCTTGGCCTTTACTAAATACGGTAAGATCAGATTAGGAAATGATGACTCCAGGCCAGACTATCCGTTTTTCACTTGGATTGGTATGCTGTTTAGTGCAGGCTTTGGAGTTGGTCTTGTCTTTTGGGGCATTGCAGAACCATTAAGTCATTTCTTTCGCCCACCACTTGGGGAAACAGCACAAACACCAGAAGCTGCTCGTTTGGCCATGCACTACGCATTCTTTCATTGGGGCGTTCATCAATGGTCGGTATTTGCTTTGGTGGGACTAGCCATCGCATACTTTCAATTTAGAAAGAAAGAAAATGGGTTGATCAGCACAACGTTCAATCCCTTAATAGGTGAAAAAGGGAAAACGACATTAAGACAAACCATTGAAATATTGGCTGTCATTGCTACGGTAATGGGAGTTGCTACTTCCTTAGGAATGGGGATTCTGCAAATTAACGGTGGCATGAACTTTGTATTTGATGTCCCCAAAAATGCAACCGTCCAAATCATTATCACCGTCATTTTACTCGTTCTTTATTTGGCTTCGTCTACAACGGGGTTAAATAAAGGGATTAAGTATTTAAGTAATTTGAATTTAGGCTTAGCTTTATTATTAATGCTGTTTGTTTTATTTTTAGGCCCAACAGCTTTTATTTTAAAAACCTTAACACTAGGTATCGGAGATTATATACAAGACTTTATCGCATATAGCTTACGTTTAACCCCTTATAAAGGCGGAACTTGGGTTCGAGACTGGACTGTCTTTTATTGGGCATGGGCTATTGCATGGTCTCCATTCGTCGGTTCCTTTGTTGCAAGAGTGTCACGTGGAAGAACGATTCGAGAGTTTGTCGTAGGTGTTCTGATCGTCCCTCCCTTAATTGCGATAATATGGATTGCGGTATTTGGAGGATCCGCCTTACACCTTGACCTTTTTAACGGAACAGATATTGCTGAAGCAGTGGATAAGGATATGACCAGCGCTCTATTTAAAACGTTTGATTACTTTCCATGGACCGGACTCCTATCCACTTTAGCTATTTTGCTAATCTTTACGTTTCTCATCACATCGGCTGATTCCGCGACCTTTGTGTTAGCCATGCTAACGACGAAAGGAAGCCTAAATCCAGGCATGTTTGTGAAAATTATCTGGGGTGTATTAATGGCGGCTATATCCGTCGTTCTTATCATAAGTAGTGGATTACAAGGATTACAGACAGCATCTCTTTTATCCGCACTTCCCTTTACCGTCATATTAATCGTCATGGCTATATCGCTTTTTAAGGCACTGTCTAAAGAGAAAATAAGCAAAAATAAGAATCCAGGATAA
- the ilvA gene encoding threonine ammonia-lyase IlvA: protein MSTKLKSIDIKDVIIAHQHLKDIVVKTPLQRDAILSERFDCNVYLKREDLQVVRSFKIRGAYNFMQSLTKEELSNGVVCASAGNHAQGVAYSCKALGVTGKIFMPTTTPRQKVSRVEFFGGPFVEIILTGDTFDDSYQEAVAYCDEYNMQFIHPFDDYRTITGQGTIGLEILESIDEPISHVFMGIGGGGLISGVGSYFKNISPHTKVVGVEPAGAASMHQSLQADKVVRLDKIDKFVDGASVKQVGQLTFEIAKEVIDDIVLVPEGKISTTIVDLYSENAIVAEPAGTLPVAALDFYKDQIKGKNIVCVVSGGNNDLDRMQEIKERSLIYEGYKHYFIVNFPQRAGALREFMDEVLGDTDDITRFEYTKKNNRDKGPVLVGIELKHRSDYEPLINRMDIKGFSYIEINKDQDLFNLLI from the coding sequence ATGAGTACAAAATTAAAATCCATCGATATTAAAGATGTTATTATCGCACATCAACATTTAAAAGATATTGTGGTTAAAACGCCCTTACAGCGTGACGCCATATTATCAGAGCGATTCGATTGTAATGTGTATTTAAAACGGGAAGACCTTCAAGTCGTCCGCTCCTTCAAAATACGTGGGGCCTATAATTTTATGCAGAGTTTGACGAAAGAGGAACTGTCAAATGGTGTTGTATGCGCTAGTGCCGGGAACCATGCCCAAGGAGTTGCTTATTCCTGTAAAGCTTTAGGCGTAACAGGCAAAATATTCATGCCGACTACAACTCCAAGACAAAAGGTGTCAAGAGTTGAATTTTTTGGTGGCCCATTTGTAGAAATTATTTTAACAGGGGATACGTTTGATGATTCTTATCAGGAAGCAGTAGCGTACTGTGACGAATACAATATGCAGTTTATCCATCCTTTTGATGACTACAGAACAATAACCGGACAAGGAACGATTGGTCTCGAAATATTGGAGAGCATTGATGAACCTATCTCCCACGTATTTATGGGAATAGGGGGAGGCGGACTTATTTCTGGAGTTGGCTCTTACTTCAAAAATATTAGTCCACACACTAAAGTAGTTGGGGTGGAACCTGCGGGAGCCGCAAGCATGCATCAGTCTCTACAGGCAGATAAAGTTGTACGTTTGGATAAGATTGATAAATTTGTAGATGGGGCCAGTGTAAAGCAAGTCGGTCAACTCACTTTTGAAATTGCTAAAGAGGTAATTGATGATATTGTTCTCGTTCCGGAAGGGAAAATTAGTACGACTATTGTAGATCTTTATAGTGAAAACGCAATCGTGGCAGAACCTGCTGGTACATTACCAGTGGCCGCTCTTGATTTCTACAAAGATCAAATTAAAGGAAAAAATATAGTATGTGTCGTTAGTGGTGGAAATAATGATCTCGATCGTATGCAAGAAATTAAAGAACGCTCTCTCATCTATGAAGGCTATAAGCATTATTTTATTGTGAATTTTCCTCAAAGGGCAGGCGCTTTGCGCGAATTTATGGATGAAGTATTAGGAGATACTGATGATATCACCCGCTTCGAATATACGAAGAAGAATAATCGCGACAAGGGTCCCGTATTAGTTGGCATTGAATTGAAGCATCGAAGTGATTATGAACCACTAATTAATCGAATGGACATAAAAGGCTTTTCTTATATTGAAATCAATAAAGACCAAGATCTATTTAATCTATTAATTTGA
- a CDS encoding alpha/beta hydrolase, with amino-acid sequence MIEQIIQIYSEKKLEGTLSFPDKTQEKYPALLILPGTGTLNRDGNDPKGKLELRLYKQLANFFSSLGFMTLRYDKRGVGKSEGEAVRTGLWDLVEDAEAALEYLHKQSSVDQDNTFVLGHSEGTTLATALYARKPYSGMLLMAGGGEKMEEAIHRQRKLALEDLAKSKGLKGKLIKWLNVVEKDEKKNKALMEKIKTSDTDYIRIQGFFKFPAKWMREHLSYDLTGDLGKVQCPVLAVTGDKDFQADASKLKRLPELVQGSVEYHIIKDMDHSLKEYKKLLDISSFKKDYIAGADKDIHPELQKIFKEWVADQLEGEVAHGQ; translated from the coding sequence ATGATTGAGCAAATCATTCAAATCTATAGCGAAAAGAAGTTAGAAGGAACCTTATCATTTCCAGATAAGACACAAGAGAAGTACCCGGCTTTATTAATTTTACCTGGAACGGGGACTCTAAACCGTGACGGAAATGATCCGAAAGGGAAATTAGAGTTAAGACTTTATAAACAATTGGCCAACTTTTTTTCCAGCCTTGGATTTATGACACTTCGATACGATAAACGTGGTGTAGGGAAGAGCGAAGGGGAGGCTGTAAGAACAGGACTATGGGATTTAGTGGAAGATGCTGAAGCCGCTTTAGAATACTTACATAAACAATCCTCTGTGGACCAGGACAACACTTTTGTGTTAGGCCATAGTGAGGGTACCACATTAGCAACAGCTTTATACGCTCGGAAGCCGTATAGCGGTATGCTTCTGATGGCGGGTGGTGGAGAAAAAATGGAAGAAGCCATCCATCGCCAACGAAAATTAGCCTTAGAAGACTTAGCAAAAAGCAAAGGACTAAAAGGGAAACTAATCAAGTGGTTGAACGTAGTTGAAAAAGATGAAAAGAAAAACAAAGCGTTAATGGAAAAAATCAAAACATCAGATACTGATTATATCCGAATACAAGGATTTTTTAAGTTTCCAGCTAAGTGGATGAGAGAACACTTATCCTATGATTTAACGGGGGATTTAGGAAAAGTTCAATGTCCGGTTCTTGCTGTAACTGGTGATAAGGATTTCCAAGCAGATGCATCGAAATTGAAAAGGCTACCTGAACTTGTTCAAGGCTCTGTGGAATACCACATCATTAAAGATATGGACCATTCGTTAAAAGAATATAAGAAGCTGCTTGATATCTCATCCTTTAAAAAAGATTACATCGCAGGGGCAGACAAGGATATTCATCCAGAACTACAAAAGATTTTCAAAGAATGGGTAGCAGATCAATTAGAAGGAGAGGTAGCCCATGGTCAGTAA